The nucleotide sequence CATCTCCGCCTCCATCAGCGAGGACGCCGACACCGTCATGGACGTCTACGAACCGTTCCTCCTCCAGCTCGGCTTCCTCGAGCGCACGCCCCGTGGCCGCGTCGCCACCCGCCTCGCCTACGAGCACCTCGGCCTCGAGTACACCCCCGGCAAGACGCCGCCCCCGTCGCCCCAACTCACCATGGACGGGATGGAAGCCCAGTGAACGACCTCCCGCGCGTCACCATCCACACCGACGGCTCCGCCATCGGCAACCCCGGCCCCGGCGGCTACGGTGTCGTTATGTCCTCAGGCGGCCACCGCAAGGAGCTCTCCGGCGGCTACCGCCGGACCACAAACAACCGAATGGAGATCCTCGCCTGCATCGTGGCGCTGGAAGCCCTCAAGCAACCCTGCCGCGTCACCCTTCACAGCGACTCCCGCTACGTGGTCGACGCCATGGCGAAAGGCTGGGCGCGCAAGTGGCAGGCCAACGGCTGGATGCGCAACAAGACCGAGCGAGCCCTCAACCCGGACCTCTGGGAGCGTCTCCTCGCCCTCGCCGCCGCGCACGACGTCGATTTCCGCTGGGTGCGCGGCCACGCGGGCGTCGTCGAGAACGAGCGCGCCGACCGCCTCGCCGTCGCCGCCGCCCAGAGCTCAAACCTGCCCCCGGACGAACCCTATGAGACGGCTGCCAGCCGAGCGCCGGGCGTGAGGGCAAGCCGCTGATGCCCAATTTGCACTTCATTCGCGGGCCACGGGCAGCTGTTTCCTTTACCGTCCTGCTCACTATTGCCGTGCTCGTCGCCGCCTGCGGCGACGAGGGCACCGCCACCGAAGGCTCCACCGTCCCCTCCAGCGGCTACGCCGTCGAGACCGTAGTGCAGGGCCTGCGTGTCCCCTGGGACATCGCCTTCGCCCCCGACGGTCGCATGTTCGTCACAGAGCGCCCCGGCCGCATCCGCGTCGTGCAGGACGGCGCCCTCGCCGAGGATCCCTTCGCCGAGCTCGACGTCTGGGCGCAGAGCGAGGCCGGTCTCATGGGCATCGCCCTGCACCCCGACTTCGCAGACAACGGCCACCTCTACGTCTGCTACACCTACATCGACGACCAGCGCGGCCCCACCAACCGCATCGCCCGGCTCACCGACGCCAACGGCGCGGGCACGGACCACACTGTCGTCTTCGACGGCATCCCCGGCGCCCGCAATCACAACGGCTGCCGCATCCGCTTCGGCCCCGACGCCAAGCTCTACGTCACCATGGGCGACGCCCAGAGCGCAGACACCGCGCAGGACCCCGCGTCGCCGTCCGGCAAGGTTCTCCGCCTCAACGCCGACGGCTCCATCCCCGACGACAACCCCATCGCCGGCAACCCGCTCTTCACCCTCGGCCATCGCAACCCGCAGGGCATCGACTGGCACCCGGACACCGCCGAGCCCTTCATCACGGAGCACGGCGCCTCGGACAATGACGAGATCAACCTGCTCGTGGCCGGCGCAAACTACGGCTGGCCGGAGGTGCGCGGCGAGTCCGACAACACGGCCTTTGAGGAGCCTCTGACCACCTACACGCCCACCGTGGCCCTCGCGGGCGCGGCGTTCTACACCGGCGGGCCGCTGCCGCTCCACTGGACCAACAGCTTCTTCTTCACCACCCTGAAGGAGCAGCACATCCGCCGCCTCACCTTCGCCGAGAGCCTCGATGGCAGGTGGGCAGTCGTCGGCGACGAGAAGCTGCTTGAGGACGAGTTCGGCCGCCTCCGAGCCATCGCGCAAGGCCCCGACGGCTACCTCTACTTCACTACCAGCAACCGCGACGGCCGCGGCAGCCCCGCCCGCTTCGATGACAAAGTCCTCCGCATCGTCCCTGCAAGAGAGGACTGAAGCCTCCCCAAGCCAGCAAAAAGCAACGATTGCCATCTAGAAATCCGAACTCAAGAATAGGGGATTCCCATGCTCTGTGCCTCAATTGGCGTGGACCCTTAGGTCAACCCAAACCAGTCGCTCCCTAGGTGCAAAAGGTCGGCACGCAGGGTTGCTGGCAAACAGAACTACAGCCCAAATACCCCAGAAGGGACAGATTGACATAGACACGGGGGTTGTGCAATGTTGAAGTTACTTGTAAAGTCCCGGAACGTATTGTCTCATTTGGTAGGGTGGGAATTGGCGTTCCCATCCTGGCTACACATGGAGGATGGCCATGGCAACGGCACTAAAGAAAGAGCTAGAATTCTACCTTGCCCACCAATCAGAAATGGTTCAGAAGTACAATGGCAGGGTCATTGTAATTAAGGACTGTGCGGTTCTTGGTGAATACGACAGCTACCTGACCGCCGACTTAGAAACGCAGAAGTATCACCAAGAAGGCACCTACTTGCTGCAAAGAGTGAGTGAAGGCGAAAAGGACTACACCACTGTCCTACACACCCCAGGAGTGGTGCGCGTATAGCTAGTCCAAGACCTCCGTTCAGTTTTGTCACCGTCAATAACGGTCTAGTAGACCGCTTGACCAATGAATGCTTTGTATCGAAGGCTTGGGACGCAAGTGCTGCGGGAACCCAGCCTGAGACATTCCCCTTTCGCGCATTGTGGGACACAGGCGCTACCCGAAGTATGATCTCACAAAAGGTAGTTGATGCCTGCGGGCTACAGCAAAAGGGGACCGGTACTATTGTCCAAGTCATTGGCGAGGCTGAGGACGTTCCACGATACCTCATTTCTCTCTACTTGCCCAACAAGGTGGTAGTACCTGAGCTCCTAGTGTCTCTCGGTAAATTCAGAGACTTCGATGTGCTTGTTGGAATGGACATAATCGGACGTGGCGATTTCGCTGTCACCAACTCTGAAGGGCAGACCAAGTTCACATTTCGCATACCTTCTCAAGGAGGCATCGACTTCGTGGCTGAGTCAAGAAAAGCCAATATACCAAGCTTGCGTTCAAGCCCCTCACAACAGACCCGCGAACGAAACCGACGCAAGCGCAAAAAGTAATAGGCCCGGATACGGCAACCTGCCGCCCAACTTTCCCTACCCAGCCTCCTGCGCGCCAACGCCCGCCGCGAAGTACGCGTTGTACAGGTTCGCGTACGCCCCGCCCGCCGACATCAGCGAGTCGTGCGTCCCCTGCTCCAGCACCTGCCCATGCCCGAGCACCACGATGCGGTCCGCGTTGCGGATCGTGCTCAGCCGGTGCGCGATGACGAAGGACGTGCGGTCCTTGAACACCTCCGTCAGCGCCTGCTGTATCAGGCTCTCGCTGTAGCTGTCGATGTTCGCCGTCGCCTCGTCCAGCACCAGGATCCGCGGGTCCGCCAGCAGCGCCCGCGCGAAGCTGATGAGTTGCCGCTGCCCTACGCTCAAACTCTGCCCTCGCTCCGACACCGGCGTGTCGTACCCTTCCGGCAGCTTCATGATGAACTCGTGCGCCCCGACAGCCCGCGCCGCCTCTTCCACCGTCTCCAGCGGCGCCTCCGCGTGGTTGTAGGCGATGTTGTCGCGGATGCTGCCGGAGAAGAGGAACGGCTCCTGCAGCACCATCGCCGTCTGCCGCGCCAGCGAGTCCTGCGTCACGTCGCGCAGGTCGTACCCGTCGATCGTGATCCGCCCGTCAGAGACGTCGTAGAAGCGGTTGAGCAGCGCCGCCAGCGTCGTCTTTCCCGCGCCCGTCTCGCCCACCAGCGCCACCGTCTCGCCCGCCTTGATGTCCAAGCTCACGCCCCGCACCACCTCGACGTCCGGCACGTAGTGGAACCGCACGTCGTCCAGCGAAACGTCGCCCCGCACCGGCGGCAGATCGACGGCGTCCGGCTTGTCCTCCACCTCCACCGGCGTGTCCAGCAGCGCGAAGATGCGCACACCGGAGGTCATCGCCCGCTGGAACTGCGTGTACTGCATCGTCAGGTTCCGAATGGGGTCGAAGAACCGCTGCACGTACAGCGCGAAGGCCACGATGACGCTGACCTCCATCGTCCCGTTGATCGCCATGCTCCCGCCGAACACCACCACCAGCCCGATGGCCACCGCCGTCAGGATCTCCACCGTCGGCATCAGCGCCGCCGAGAGCCTGCTCGCGTGGAGGTTCGCGTCCAGGTGGCCGTTGTTCACCTGGTCGAACCGGCGCATGTTGGTCTCTTCCCGGTTCAACGCCTGCACCACGCGCACGCCGGAAATGTTCTCCTGCAAATTCGCGTTCACGATGGCGATCGCCTGCCGCACCCGCATGAACGTCCCCCACGCGATCCGCTGCCACGCCACCATGATGCCGATGAGCACCGGCACCACCGTCAGCGTGATGAGCGCAAGCTGCACGTCCAGCAGGAACATCGCAAGGATGATGCCGAACAGGCTCAGCATGTCCGCCAGGCTGCTGATGACCAGGTTCAGGAACTCCTGGAGCTGGTTCACGTCGTTCTGCCCGCGTGACATGATGCGCCCCACCTCGTTCTTGTCGTAGAACGAGGTCGACAGCCGCTGCAGGTGCGCGAAGATGCGCGATCGCAGCGTGTACAGCACGCCCTGGCTCACGCGCGCCAGCGTCGTCTGGTACATGTAGTTCGCCACGAACCGCACGCAGATGTTGGCGACGAAGAGCCCCATGACCGCCGCCAGCGCGCCCACGTCGCCCCGGCTCGGCGCGTCCACCAGCTCGTCGATGCTCAACTTGATGATCCACGGCTGCACCACGATGGTCGCCGTGGTGACCAGCATCGTCAGCAGGCTCAGGATGGCCAGCCCCTTGTGCGGCATGATGTAGGTGATCAGCCGAGAGACCACGCGGTGGTTATAGAACGCCCCCAGCTCGCTTTCGTCGTCCAGCGCGCCCTCGCGCCCCATGCCGCGCCAGCCGCCGCCCCCGCCGAACCCGTGGCCGTGCCAGCCCATCGTGGCCGCACGCCCTTCCCGCTCTCGGCGGCGAGCTGGTCGATGGTCGGCTCCGCCGGCAGCAGCTGCAGCTCATACAGCTTGCGGTACAGCCCGTCCCGAGCCACGAGTTCGTCGTGCCGCCCCTGCTCCGCGATGCGGCCCTCGTCCAGCACGATGATGGCGTCGGCGCTCCGGACGGTGCTCAGCCGGTGCGCGATGACGAACGTCGTCCGGCCTCGCATCACCTCCGTCAACGCCGTGCGCAGCAGGTGCTCTGTGCTCGCGTCCACGCTGGACGTCGAGTCGTCGAGCACCAGCACCGGCGGGGCCAGCAGCACCGTCCGCGCGATGGCCAGCCGCTGTCGTTGTCCGCCGCTCAACGTGATGCCCCGCTCGCCGATCCACGTCTCGTACCCCTCCGGCTGCGAGACGATGAAGTCGTGCAGTTGCGCGATCTTCGCCGCCCGCTCGACCTCCTCGCGCGTCGTGCCGGGACGCCCGTACGCGATGTTGTCCGCCATGGTCGCCGAGAACAGGAACACGTCCTGCATCGCGATGCCGATGTTGCGCCGCAGCGACTCCAGCGTGAAGTCGCGCGTATCCATCCCGTCGATGGTGATGCGCCCGTCGGACACGTCGTAGAAGCGCGGCAGCAGGTGCACGACCGTCGTCTTCCCGCTCCCCGGCATGCCCAGCAGCGCCACCACCTGCCCCGGCTCGGCCTCCAGCGAGACGTGGTCGAGCACCGGCTCCTTGGCGTATGCAAAGGACACGTCCTCAAACCGCACGTGCCCGCGCACCCGCTCCACCGGCGCCGCGCCCTCTTTGTCCGCCACTGGCGAGGGCGAGTCCAGCACCTCGAAGATGCGCTGCCCGGCGGACACGGCCCGTGAGAAGTTGTTGAGGATCATGCCGGACATGCGCACGGGCCCTTGGATGAGGCCCAGGTAGAAGATGAACTGCGTCAGCTCGCCCGGCGTCAGCCTCCCGTTCACGATCTCCATGCCGCCGAACCATAGGATGGCCGCAGTCGCTGCCCCAAACATGATCTGGATAAACGACGAGTTGAATACCTGCTTCCGGTTGGCATTCAGGTGGGACTCGGCAAGGTCCGTGATGACCACGTCGAACTTCTGCTTCTCGTGCTCCTGCGCCCCGAACGCCCGCACGACTCGCGCCCCGGCCAGATTCTCCTGCATCACCGTCGTCATCTTGCCCGTGACCCGCAGGATGTACGTCCACACCTGCCGCAGCGAGAGGCTCACCGCCGCCGACCGGTACGCCACAATGGGCACGAACAGCAGCCCCACAAGCGCCAGCCGCCAGTTCAGGAAGAAGAGCAGTCCCGCCGCGCCGAACACCAGGATGAAGATGTTGAGCGCCCGCAGCAGCCCGCCCTGCACGAAGTTGCGTATCGCCTCCACGTCCGCCGTCGCCCGCGACATCTGGTCGCCCGTCTGCTGCCCGTCGTGGTAGCTGAAGCTCAGCCGCTGCAGCTTGTTGAAGATCGAGTTCCGCAGGTCATACGCGACAAGCTGCCCGGTCCACTCGGAGAGGTACGTCTGCCCGTACGCGAAGACGCCGCGCCCCGCGCTGACCAGGAGGATGAGCAGCGCAAGCTGCACCACCTCGGAGAAGTTGCCCCCGCGCAGCACCTCGTCGACGGTGTCGCCCAGAAGCCGGGGCACGACAAGCGCAAACCCGCTGCTGGCGATGAGCGCCGCGTAGGCCGAAGTCATGTGCCGCGGTCGCCGCCACGCCAGCCCCAGAATGCGCAGCATTATCCTCATGCACCGCATTCTACGCCCGCGCGAGGAGGGATGCCAGCGTTATGTAGCCAAATATAGCCGAGAGTATGGCCGGAATGTCGGGAACCCGGGGCCGTTACTTGTCTGAAAGCAGGCCTTCCACCTTCTCCACAAACCGGACCACGCCTGTGATGTTCTCCCGTACGGCTGTCGCGCTCATGAACTCCTCATAGAAGTTGGCATGCAACTCGCTCGCAGTGTTGAACAGGAAGCGCAATTCCAGATCATTGGTCTCACCTACTGCTAGGTCTATGGCCTTGTACAGGTCGTTGTGGTTCCGGTGCCGCCACCCTCGCTCCTCCGCCACGGCCTTGAGTATTTGGCTCGCCGCCGCCCACCCCTTTTCCGATGCTTGCAACAAGTCACCCCGCTCCAGTTCTTCCTCGGACTGGGCAAGGTAGCGGCGGCTCCGCTTGATGTATGCGTTGTTTCCCGTCGTAGTCATGTTTACCGCCAGTCGGACTTGCCGGTGAATACGTGCGCAATTGACTCGCTGAATCACGGTCTAGTTTACCGGATTGAGCGGAAGATTCGCCACCAATGGAACGTCTGTTTCCGCCCTTGGGCGCAAGCCTCCCTTCCTGTAGAATGGTGGCACCACAAGGAAGAGGCGAGCAGTGCCGGACTTCAAGGTTGTTTCCGACTTCGTGCCCACCGGCGATCAGCCGCAGGCCATCGACGCCCTCGCCGAGGGCATCCAGCGCGGCGATCGCCACCAGACCCTCATGGGCGTCACCGGCAGCGGCAAGACCTTCACCATGGCCAAGGTCGCAGAGCAGGTGCAGCGCCCCACCCTCGTCATCGCCCACAACAAGACCCTCGCCGCCCAGCTAGCTACCGAGTTCCGCGAGTTCCTCCCCGACAACGCCGTCGAGTATTTCGTCTCCTACTACGACTACTACCAGCCCGAGGCCTACATCCCCCGCACGGACACCTACATCGAGAAGGACGCCTCCGTCAACGATGAGATTGACCGCCTCCGTCACGCCGCCACCCGCGCCCTCCTCACCCGCCGCGACGTGCTCATCGTCGCCTCCGTCTCCTGCATCTACGGCCTCGGCGACCCCGAGGAGTACTACAGCTTCGTCGCCACCGTGCAGCGCGGCGAGCGCCGCAGCCTCCGCCTCCTCGTGCAGGGCCTCATCTCCATGCAGTACGACCGCAACGACATGGACCTCGCCCGTGGCCGCTTCCGCGTCCGCGGCGACACCCTCGACATCTTCCCCGCCTACGAGGAGCTCGCCCTCCGCATCTCCTTCTTCGGCGACGAGGTCGAGCGCATCCTCGAGGTTGACCCCCTCACCGGCGAGGTCCTCGCCGAGCGTGACGTCGTCGAGATCTACCCCGCCAAGCACTTCGTCACCAGCGAGGAGAAGCTGGAAGCCGCCATCCGCAGCATCAACGAGGAATTGGGCGAGCACCTCCAATGGCTCCGGCGGCAGGAGCGCGTCTTGGAGGCCGCGCGGCTGGAGCAGCGCACCCGCTATGACATGGAGATGCTCCAGCAGGTCGGCTACTGCTCCGGCATCGAGAACTACGCCCGTCACCTCAGCGGCCGCGAGATCGGCAGCACCCCCTGGACCCTCCTCGATTACTTCCCGGAGGACTACCTCCTCTTCATCGACGAGTCACACATGAGCGTCCCCCAGGTCCGCGGCATGTACCACGGCGACATCGCCCGCAAGAAGACCCTCGTCGAGTACGGCTTCCGCCTGCCCTCCGCCCTCGATAATCGTCCGCTGGACTTCTCGGAGTTCACCGAGCGCACCAACCAGGTCGTCTTCGTCTCCGCGACGCCCGGCCCCTACGAGCGAGGTCTCGTTCCCCGCGCCGTCGAGCAAGTCATCCGGCCCACCGGCCTCCTTGACCCCACCATCGAGGTCAAGCCCACCAACGGCCAGGTCGACGACCTCCTTGAACAGGTGCGTAAACGCGTCGAGATGGGTCACCGCTGCCTCGTGACCACCCTCACCAAGCGCATGGCCGAGGAGCTCGCCGACTACCTCCTTGAGATGGGCGTCCGCGTCCACTACCTCCACTCGGACATCGAGACGCTGGAGCGCAGCGAGATCCTCCGCGACCTCCGCCTCGGCGTCTACGACGTCGTCGTAGGCATCAACCTCCTCCGCGAGGGCCTCGACCTCCCGGAAGTCAGCCTCGTCGCCATCCTCGACGCCGACAAGGAGGGCTACTTGCGGTCGAGCTCCTCCCTCATCCAGACCATCGGCCGCGCTGCCCGCCACGAGGACGGCCACGTCATCATGTACGCCGACAGAGTCACCGACTCCATGCGCTTCGCCATCGACGAGACCTACCGCCGCCGGGGCCTGCAGGAAGCGCACAACACGGAGCACGGCATCATCCCCACGGGAATCAAGAAGGAAGTCCGCGACATCACGGAGCGCGTGAAGCAGATCGCTGACAGCCGGGCCGAGTACACCCCCGGCAGCCGCACCGCCCCCGCGGCGGGACAGGACCTCTCCCGCGACGAAATCGCCCGTCTCGTCCGCGAGTACGAGCGCCAGATGAAGGAAGCCTCCAAGCGCCTGGAGTTCGAGAAAGCCGCCATGCTCCGCGACCAGGTCATAGACCTCCGCCGCATCATGGCCCTCCAGGAAGACCCGCTCCTGCCCTTGGGCAGATAACCTCCTCCGCCTTCACCTCGTCATACCGGCGCATGCCGGTATCCAGAAATCCTGCCGCCAACGGCATCCCCTATTCCCCGGCCCCTGCCACTGTTCCCCCGTTCCCCTGCCCCCACCGCCGCAAACCCTAACTTGACCAACCCCATCATCAATTGACACGGCCAACCGCCGTTACCTAGAATGACTGTGACTGCAGAGAATGGAGTGAAGCAATGCGAAGCGCAACACAGCAGATGGTCATTGAGGCCCTCCGTGAGGTCTACGACCCGGAGATCCCCGTCAACGTCTACGACCTTGGCCTCATCTACGGCATAGAGATAGACCCGGAGAACAACGTCGGCGTCACCATGACGCTCACCGCCCCCGGCTGCTCCATGGGCCCCGCCATCGCCCAGAACGCCGAGTGGCGCATCGCCGAGATCGACGGCGTCGGCGAGGTCTCGGTCGAGATGGTCTTCGACCCCCCGTGGTCGCCGGAACTCATCACCGAGGAAGGCAAGAAGCTGCTCGGCATCGACTAGCCCGGAGCGGCCCCCCGTTCGTCCTGAGGCAAATCGAAGGGCGGGCCGCTTCTAGGTTCGCAACCGGCAAGCCAGGAGACGCATGGCAACCAGAGAACCTACGCCCCAGGAGAAGGCGCGCCTTGACGCCATCCGCGCGCAGTGGCAGCAGCGCCGCAAGATCAACGACCGTTTCGGCAAGATTGCCCACAAGATCGCCGTCTACAGCGGCAAAGGAGGCGTCGGCAAGACCACCGTCTCCGTCAACATCGCCGCAACCCTCGCCGCCCAGGGCGAGCGCGTCGGCATCCTCGACGCCGACATAGACTGCCCCAACATCGTCAACGCCATGAAGGTGCAGTCCCAGCCCGACTACAGGAACGGCGAGTTCACCCCCGCCACCCAGTGGGGCGTCAAGGTCCTCTCCATGGGCTTCTTCCAGGAGAACCAGGAGGAGGCCATCATCTTCCGCGGCCCCATGATCCACAACACCCTCACCCAGTTCATGGAAAACACGGACTGGGGTGAGATGGACTACCTGATCGTAGACATGCCGCCGGGCACCTCGGACGCCGCCCTCACCATCATGCAGACCCTCCCCCTGGACGGCTTCGTCGTCGTGACCGGCCCCCAGGAGCTCGCCGCCCTGGACGCCAAGCGCTCCATCAACATGGTGCGCAAGCTCAACATGGCGGTTCTCGGCGTCGTCGAGAACTTCTCCGGCGAGATCTTCGGCTCCGGCGCCGGCCAGTCCCTCGCCGACGACATCGGCGCCCCCTTCCTCGGCAACGTCGAGCTCCGCGCCGACTACCGCGACACCTCCCGCCCAAGCGTGCTCATAAGCCCCGCCGTCAAGGACGAGTACGAGGGCGTTGTCGGACGACTTAAGGAGTCCCTGGCCAACCTGGAACCTGCTTCCTGAGGAACGCTTGCTGCCACTACAACAGATCGGCACAAGCCAATTGAAGGCGCAGAGAGGCGCCCACTAGATGCGTTGCTTCCACAACACCCTCCAACTGCATATCCCCCGCCCCTCGTTCCCGGCGTCGCTCCCCGGTTCTCCGTGCCCCTTTGTGCAGCCCATGGTCTACGGGACACCATTTGAAATTGCTCGGACGTAGCCGAGCCGAAAGGCAGTCGATAGTGCACAACGTAGAAGAGACCGGCGCCCACTCGCTGCTCCACTATGCGGAGCTCCTCGACCACACCCTGATCGAGGAGTTGGAATGGTTGGCGCGACAGCTCAAGGGCGCGAACATTGCCCATGTAAACGCCACGGCCAACGGCGGCGGCGTCGCCGAGATCCTGCACTCCATGCTGCCCCTCTATCACGGCCTCGGCATCGACGCCTCATGGCTCGTCCTTCGCGGCGATGACTCTTTCTTCAGTGTCACCAAGCAGATGCACAACTGCCTGCAGGGCGGCGCATGCGGATTGACCGGCGCCGATTGGGACATGCACGCCGCATGGAACAAGTACAACGCGGAGTTCCTGACCTCCACCTATGACGCCATCATCGTCCACGACCCGCAGCCGGCCGCCCTCCGCGAGTTCGCCCCCAAGGCGGCCGAAAAGTGGGTGTGGCGCAGCCACATCGACACGTCGGCTCCCGACCCGAACTCGTGGGCCCGTCTCAGCGGCCTCGTGCACAACTTCGACGCCGCGGTGTTCAGCCTGCCCGAGTTCGCCGGTCCCGGCCTCAACGGCCTCTTCATCGACGTCATGCCCCCGGCCATCGACCCGTTCGTCCCCAAGAACGCCCCGATGACCGAATCCGAGGCGCTGTCGATCGTGGCCCGCTACGGCATTGACCCCCAGCGGCCCTTCATCACGCAGGTCTCCCGGTTCGACCCGTGGAAGGACCCCCTCGGCGTCATCGAGTGCTTCAGGCGCCTCAAGCCGGACAACCCGGACCTGCAGTTGGCCATGCTCGGCAACTTCGCTGACGACGACCCGGAGGGCCGCGTGATGTACGACAAGGTTGTCGTGGCCGCGCAGGGCACGCCGGACGTCCACATCATCCTCGGCCTGACCGACCTGGTTGGACCCTTCCAGCAAATGAGCACCGTGGTGCTGCAGAAGTCGCTGAAGGAAGGGTTCGGCCTCACGGCAACCGAGGCGCTGTGGAAGGGCACGCCGGTCATCGCGGGCAACGTCGGCGGCCTCCGCCTCCAGGTGTCCGACGGCGTCGGCGGGTACTTGGTGGACAGCATAGAGGAATGTGCGGAGCGAGTGGACTTTCTGATAAATCACAATGCGGAACGTGAAGCTCTCGGCGCCGCCGGCAAGGAGCACGTCCGCACGCACTTCCTCCTCCCCCGCCTGCTCCGCGACGAGATGCGTTTGCTGCATCAGCTCCTGAACAGCAACGGCCATTCCGCCCGGCAGTGGAGTCCGGACCAGGTCAGCAACACAAGAGAACTAGCTGGATAGCCAGTAGCGGCGCGAGGTTTGCTGCAGGGCAACTGGGGCTTCTCGCAACCCGCGCGCCGCCTTTGTCGTCTCCCTTGCGTCGTGGTACATCCTTATACGCCCCATCATTGGGAGCCATAACGATATAATTCGCGTGAGGTGAGCCCCGAATGGAATTGGATCTGAACCTGCCCGGCGCGATCGCCCTGTTCCTGGGCGCGTCCGCCGTCGTCGTATTCTCCGCCATCGCCCTCGCCCGCGCCGGCGACGTCATCGCCGAGCGCACGGGGCTGGGACACCTCTGGGTCGGCTCCCTCCTCATCGCCGGCGCCACGTCGCTGCCTGAGCTCGTCACCAACGTCACCGCCGTCCGTATCGACAACCCGGGCCTCGCCGCCGGCAACATCCTCGGCGCCAACATGCTCAACGTCAGCAACCTCGCCATCATCGCCGCCGTCTTCGGCGGCCGCGAGATCTATCGCCGACTCTCCAAGGGCCAGGAGTACCTCGCCATAGAGGCCTTCATCCTGACAGCCCTCGCCGCCACCTACGTCCTGATCGGCTCCGACTCCAACTGGTTTGGCGTCACACCAGCCGCCATCTCCATCATCGTCATCTACCTCGCCGGCTCCCGCGTCCTCTACGTCGCCAGCAAGAGCGGCGCCGCCGCCGAGGTGCAGGGGGACGCCCCCGACAAGTCGCTGCGCTGGGGCTGGAGCGTCTTCCTCATCAGCGCCGCCTTCGTCGCCGTCTCCGCATGGGCCCTCGCCTTCAGCGCCGACGCCATCGCCGACGAAACCGGCATCTCCGCCAGCTTCATCGGTGTCCTCGCGGTTGCCATCGTCACCACGCTCCCGGAGCTCACCGTCGGCATCACGTCCATCCGCATCGGCGCGCCGGAGATGGCGATCGCCGGCCTCTACGGCAGCAACGCCTTCAACATCGCCATCCTGGCCGTCGCCGACCTCGCCTACGTCGAGGGCTCACTCTTCGGGTCGCTCGAAGAAAGCCATGTCATAGCGGGCGGCTTCGCGGTGTTGCTCATGGGGATCGGACTCTTGCAAATGCGGATGCGCCGGACCCTCAAGTACTTCTCCCTGACGGAGCCCAGCACGATACTCATTGTCGCCATCTACCTGGTGGGGCTTTCCCTCGTCTTCCGCGCGGGTTAGGCGGCTGCGCCTGGAGCCGCGAATGAAACGTCGTTCGCCGAGGCGAGGCTCGCCAACAAGTTGCACCCTACCCAGCCTCCGCCTCCTCCTCGTCTTCTACCGGGTTCTTGCGCCCCGATCGCCCGCTCCGGAACGCCGGCACCAGCAGGATCGGTGCAATGAGCGTCGTCACGACGGTCATCAGGATGGCGACGCCGAAGAGCTCGATGTCGATGACACTGCGGGAGAGGCCAATCCCCGCGATGATCAGCGCCACCTCGCCGCGCGGCAGCATGCCGAGGCCCACGCGCCATGCGCCGCGGCGGTTGAAGCCCACCGTCAGCGCGGGCCCGCCGGCCCCGAAGACCTTGCTCACGATGGCAAGCGCCGTGAGGACAAGGCCGAAGCCGAGCACGCCGCCGATCGCCGACAGGTCCACAAGCATGCCCATGACCACAAAGAAGATGGGCACCAGGAAGTGG is from Chloroflexota bacterium and encodes:
- the uvrB gene encoding excinuclease ABC subunit UvrB, with protein sequence MPDFKVVSDFVPTGDQPQAIDALAEGIQRGDRHQTLMGVTGSGKTFTMAKVAEQVQRPTLVIAHNKTLAAQLATEFREFLPDNAVEYFVSYYDYYQPEAYIPRTDTYIEKDASVNDEIDRLRHAATRALLTRRDVLIVASVSCIYGLGDPEEYYSFVATVQRGERRSLRLLVQGLISMQYDRNDMDLARGRFRVRGDTLDIFPAYEELALRISFFGDEVERILEVDPLTGEVLAERDVVEIYPAKHFVTSEEKLEAAIRSINEELGEHLQWLRRQERVLEAARLEQRTRYDMEMLQQVGYCSGIENYARHLSGREIGSTPWTLLDYFPEDYLLFIDESHMSVPQVRGMYHGDIARKKTLVEYGFRLPSALDNRPLDFSEFTERTNQVVFVSATPGPYERGLVPRAVEQVIRPTGLLDPTIEVKPTNGQVDDLLEQVRKRVEMGHRCLVTTLTKRMAEELADYLLEMGVRVHYLHSDIETLERSEILRDLRLGVYDVVVGINLLREGLDLPEVSLVAILDADKEGYLRSSSSLIQTIGRAARHEDGHVIMYADRVTDSMRFAIDETYRRRGLQEAHNTEHGIIPTGIKKEVRDITERVKQIADSRAEYTPGSRTAPAAGQDLSRDEIARLVREYERQMKEASKRLEFEKAAMLRDQVIDLRRIMALQEDPLLPLGR
- a CDS encoding iron-sulfur cluster assembly protein, which encodes MRSATQQMVIEALREVYDPEIPVNVYDLGLIYGIEIDPENNVGVTMTLTAPGCSMGPAIAQNAEWRIAEIDGVGEVSVEMVFDPPWSPELITEEGKKLLGID
- a CDS encoding Mrp/NBP35 family ATP-binding protein; this translates as MATREPTPQEKARLDAIRAQWQQRRKINDRFGKIAHKIAVYSGKGGVGKTTVSVNIAATLAAQGERVGILDADIDCPNIVNAMKVQSQPDYRNGEFTPATQWGVKVLSMGFFQENQEEAIIFRGPMIHNTLTQFMENTDWGEMDYLIVDMPPGTSDAALTIMQTLPLDGFVVVTGPQELAALDAKRSINMVRKLNMAVLGVVENFSGEIFGSGAGQSLADDIGAPFLGNVELRADYRDTSRPSVLISPAVKDEYEGVVGRLKESLANLEPAS
- a CDS encoding glycosyltransferase — its product is MHNVEETGAHSLLHYAELLDHTLIEELEWLARQLKGANIAHVNATANGGGVAEILHSMLPLYHGLGIDASWLVLRGDDSFFSVTKQMHNCLQGGACGLTGADWDMHAAWNKYNAEFLTSTYDAIIVHDPQPAALREFAPKAAEKWVWRSHIDTSAPDPNSWARLSGLVHNFDAAVFSLPEFAGPGLNGLFIDVMPPAIDPFVPKNAPMTESEALSIVARYGIDPQRPFITQVSRFDPWKDPLGVIECFRRLKPDNPDLQLAMLGNFADDDPEGRVMYDKVVVAAQGTPDVHIILGLTDLVGPFQQMSTVVLQKSLKEGFGLTATEALWKGTPVIAGNVGGLRLQVSDGVGGYLVDSIEECAERVDFLINHNAEREALGAAGKEHVRTHFLLPRLLRDEMRLLHQLLNSNGHSARQWSPDQVSNTRELAG